The following proteins are co-located in the Myxococcus guangdongensis genome:
- the hppD gene encoding 4-hydroxyphenylpyruvate dioxygenase, producing MVLTNVEHAELYVGDAVLSAYYFCHALGFRMVASGGPESGLQGRRSFVLEQGAARLVVTSALGSEGEVAAYVREHGDSVRDIALGTPDVVATFEEAVRRGASPVAEPAVFEADGQRVVKATLAGPGGWVHSLIQRDTPSGAFLPGFYLPVDAGPSGGAALFRDVDHFAFALRAGTLLDTVAFYVDVLGFEQTHQEDVRTEYSGMSSRVVQAAGGRICFPLQEPVNGTRRGQLEDFVDAHGGAGVQHLAFLADDIVHAVDSLGQRGVGLLDAPRGYYEALEARLGSLGPFRREQLQSRNILMDRDAWGLLLQVFTRSQHARRTLFFEVIQRHQARGFGGANIQALYAAKEQDATRAVG from the coding sequence GTGGTGCTCACGAACGTGGAGCATGCGGAGCTGTATGTGGGCGATGCCGTCCTGTCGGCCTACTACTTCTGCCATGCGCTGGGCTTCCGGATGGTGGCGAGCGGCGGGCCGGAGTCGGGGCTCCAGGGACGGCGCTCCTTCGTGTTGGAGCAAGGCGCGGCGAGGCTCGTCGTCACCTCGGCGCTGGGCTCCGAGGGCGAGGTGGCGGCGTACGTCCGGGAACACGGTGACAGCGTGCGCGACATCGCGCTGGGCACCCCCGACGTCGTCGCCACGTTCGAGGAGGCGGTGCGCCGGGGCGCGAGTCCGGTGGCCGAGCCCGCGGTCTTCGAGGCGGACGGACAGCGCGTGGTGAAGGCCACGCTCGCCGGGCCCGGAGGCTGGGTGCACTCGCTCATCCAGCGGGACACGCCCTCGGGTGCGTTCCTCCCGGGCTTCTATCTGCCCGTGGACGCGGGGCCGTCTGGCGGCGCGGCGCTGTTTCGCGACGTGGACCACTTCGCCTTCGCGCTGCGGGCGGGCACGCTGCTGGACACGGTGGCCTTCTACGTGGACGTGCTCGGCTTCGAGCAGACCCACCAGGAGGACGTGCGCACCGAGTACAGCGGCATGAGCTCGCGCGTGGTGCAGGCGGCCGGCGGACGCATCTGCTTCCCCTTGCAGGAGCCCGTCAACGGCACGCGGCGGGGGCAGTTGGAGGACTTCGTGGACGCCCATGGCGGCGCGGGCGTGCAGCACCTGGCCTTCCTGGCGGACGACATCGTCCACGCGGTGGACTCGCTGGGGCAGCGCGGCGTGGGCCTGCTCGACGCGCCCCGGGGCTACTACGAGGCGCTGGAGGCGCGGCTCGGCTCGTTGGGGCCCTTCCGCCGCGAGCAGCTCCAGTCGCGCAACATCCTGATGGACCGCGACGCGTGGGGCCTGCTGCTCCAGGTCTTCACCCGCTCGCAGCACGCGCGGCGCACGCTGTTCTTCGAGGTCATCCAGCGCCACCAGGCGCGCGGCTTCGGCGGCGCCAACATCCAGGCGCTCTACGCCGCCAAGGAGCAGGACGCCACGCGCGCCGTGGGTTGA
- a CDS encoding cytochrome P450, whose protein sequence is MASTPAPSSAPGPRGLPIWLNVLRQEHDPLGYFTQGFRKYGDVVRFDMGASATYMVSHPDSIRYFLTENAGNYSKEALSEDPFLGNGLFVSEGNYWRRQRRLVQPSFHRDRLAGLLGGMVDLIQRTLGAWDADATSRPFDMAAQMGSLSLRMTTRAVYSEEPDAAAAAAVGRMMGIMNDRGTFVSRLLRLERLPIYKKKWADFFGTLRMLNAKAKEVIAQRKAGGPQDDIMAMLVAAKDRDTGESMTDKELRDEFMNLFSGHEGPGVALTWAWHLLSQNPDVEARLASECAAVLGGRAPTLEDLPRLRYATQVFEESIRLYPPAWRLLRMAKDADTLGGYPVEPGSAVLAVPYVLHRHPEFWPRPEVFDPDRFTPEQKAARHKFAYLPFGAGQHICIGNNLAMMFGALVLAMVSQRYRFHAIPGRRVDIYPGIALLPKGGMPMRPERRG, encoded by the coding sequence ATGGCATCGACTCCAGCACCTTCGTCCGCCCCCGGCCCCCGCGGTCTCCCCATCTGGCTCAACGTCCTACGTCAGGAACACGACCCATTGGGTTACTTCACCCAGGGTTTCCGCAAGTATGGCGACGTGGTCCGCTTCGACATGGGCGCCTCGGCGACCTACATGGTGAGTCACCCGGACTCCATCCGGTACTTCCTCACCGAGAACGCGGGCAACTACTCGAAGGAGGCGCTGTCGGAGGACCCCTTCCTGGGCAACGGGCTCTTCGTGAGCGAGGGGAACTACTGGCGGCGCCAGCGGCGGCTCGTCCAGCCCTCTTTCCACCGGGACCGCCTGGCGGGCCTGCTGGGCGGCATGGTGGACCTGATCCAGCGCACGCTCGGCGCGTGGGACGCGGACGCCACCTCGCGGCCGTTCGACATGGCGGCCCAGATGGGGAGCCTGTCGCTGCGGATGACGACGCGGGCGGTCTACTCGGAGGAGCCGGACGCGGCGGCGGCGGCGGCCGTCGGGCGGATGATGGGCATCATGAACGACCGGGGGACGTTCGTGTCGCGGCTGCTGCGGCTGGAGCGGCTGCCCATCTACAAGAAGAAGTGGGCGGACTTCTTCGGCACCCTCCGGATGCTCAACGCCAAGGCGAAGGAGGTCATCGCCCAGCGCAAGGCCGGCGGCCCCCAGGACGACATCATGGCCATGCTGGTGGCGGCCAAGGACCGCGACACCGGCGAGTCGATGACGGACAAGGAGCTGCGCGACGAGTTCATGAACCTGTTCTCCGGCCACGAGGGGCCGGGCGTGGCGCTCACCTGGGCGTGGCACCTGTTGTCCCAGAACCCGGACGTCGAGGCGCGGCTCGCGTCGGAGTGCGCCGCGGTGCTCGGGGGGCGTGCTCCGACGCTCGAGGACCTGCCCCGGCTGCGCTACGCGACGCAGGTGTTCGAGGAGTCCATCCGCCTGTATCCCCCGGCGTGGCGGCTCTTGCGCATGGCGAAGGACGCGGACACGCTGGGCGGTTACCCGGTGGAGCCGGGCTCGGCCGTGCTCGCCGTGCCCTACGTGCTGCACCGGCACCCGGAGTTCTGGCCCCGTCCGGAGGTGTTCGACCCGGACCGCTTCACGCCGGAGCAGAAGGCCGCGCGGCACAAGTTCGCCTACCTGCCGTTCGGCGCGGGCCAGCACATCTGCATCGGCAACAACCTGGCGATGATGTTCGGCGCGCTGGTGCTGGCCATGGTCTCCCAGCGCTACCGCTTCCACGCCATCCCCGGCCGGCGCGTGGACATCTACCCGGGCATCGCCCTGCTGCCCAAGGGCGGCATGCCCATGCGTCCGGAGCGGCGCGGCTGA